A section of the Lutra lutra chromosome 3, mLutLut1.2, whole genome shotgun sequence genome encodes:
- the LOC125095244 gene encoding cyclin-dependent kinases regulatory subunit 2 encodes MAHKQIYYSDKYFDEHYEYRHVMLPRELSKQVPKTHLMSEEEWRRLGVQQSLGWVHYMIHEPEPHILLFRRPLPKEQQK; translated from the coding sequence ATGGCCCACAAGCAGATCTACTACTCGGACAAGTACTTCGACGAGCACTACGAGTACCGGCATGTCATGTTACCCAGAGAACTTTCCAAACAAGTCCCGAAAACCCATCTGATGTCGGAAGAGGAGTGGAGGAGACTTGGCGTCCAACAGAGTCTAGGCTGGGTTCACTACATGATTCATGAGCCAGAACCACATATTCTTCTCTTTAGACGACCTCTCccaaaagagcaacaaaaatga